The proteins below come from a single Gossypium raimondii isolate GPD5lz chromosome 2, ASM2569854v1, whole genome shotgun sequence genomic window:
- the LOC105789142 gene encoding E3 ubiquitin-protein ligase At4g11680, with product MTSTTPTNRSSADDITNTTPFLSSTTTVSRSDSATRPSVRRQSLREAARFMRRATSRRTMREPSMLVRETAAEQLEERQSDWAYSKPVVILDVIWNFAFVAVAVGVLFLSRDENPEMPLRLWIIGYAFQCLLHMVCVCVEYKRRRRRQSMDYSPFNAGEDGVLSSGSGVESEQYVTFAQLEEDNGSNVAKHLESANTMFSFVWWITGFYWVSLGGQALARGSPQLYWLCIIFLAFDVFFVVFCVALACIIGIAVCCCLPCIIAILYAVADQEGASKEEIDQLSKFKFQKNGDNEKPAGDVQGPVGGIMIECGTDSPMEQVLSQDDAECCICLSAYEDGVELRELPCRHHFHCACVDKWLYINATCPLCKYNILKSSSQEEV from the exons ATGACTTCGACGACTCCAACGAACAGATCCTCTGCCGATGACATCACCAACACCACTCCCTTCCTCTCATCAACAACCACCGTGTCACGTTCCGACTCCGCCACGCGTCCATCAGTGCGTCGTCAGAGCCTTCGTGAAGCGGCTCGGTTCATGCGCCGAGCCACAAGCCGAAGAACGATGCGCGAGCCATCTATGCTTGTTCGAGAAACCGCCGCCGAGCAGCTGGAGGAACGCCAGAGCGATTGGGCTTATTCAAAACCCGTGGTGATTCTCGATGTCATCTGGAATTTTGCTTTCGTTGCGGTGGCAGTTGGGGTCTTGTTCTTGAGCCGTGATGAGAACCCCGAGATGCCGTTGAGGCTTTGGATAATTGGGTATGCTTTTCAGTGTTTGTTGCATATGGTTTGTGTTTGTGTGGAGTACAAGCGGCGTAGGAGGCGGCAGAGCATGGATTATAGTCCATTTAATGCAGGGGAGGATGGTGTTTTGAGCTCGGGATCGGGAGTTGAATCAGAGCAGTACGTAACGTTTGCCCAACTGGAAGAAGATAATGGAAG CAATGTTGCAAAGCATCTTGAATCTGCAAATACTATGTTTTCATTCGTCTGGTGGATCACTGGATTCTATTGGGTTTCTTTAGGTGGCCAAGCATTGGCACGTGGCTCCCCCCAGCTTTATTG GCTTTGTATAATTTTTCTTGCTTTTGATGTGTTCTTTGTTGTTTTCTGCGTTGCTTTGGCATGCATCATTGGCATTGCTGTTTGCTGCTGTCTTCCATGTATTATTGCCATCCTATATGCTGTGGCAGATCAG GAAGGAGCTTCCAAGGAAGAAATTGATCAGTTGTCGAAATTcaagtttcaaaaaaatggtgatAATGAGAAACCTGCTGGTGATGTCCAAGGACCTGTTGGGGGAATTATGATTGAATGCGGTACTGATTCCCCCATGGAACAAGTGCTTTCCCAGGATGATGCA GAATGTTGCATCTGCCTTTCTGCTTACGAGGATGGAGTTGAGCTAAGGGAACTTCCTTGTCGCCACCATTTCCACTGTGCCTGTGTAGATAAGTGGCTATACATAAATGCTACCTGTCCTCTCTGCAAGTACAACATTTTAAAGAGTAGTTCCCAAGAGGAAGTGTAG
- the LOC105789143 gene encoding replication factor C subunit 2: MTSSSSSTAGGYDVPWVEKYRPSKVSDIVGNEDAVSRLQVIARDGNMPNLILSGPPGTGKTTSILALAHELLGPVYKEAVLELNASDDRGIDVVRNKIKMFAQKKVTLPPGRHKIIILDEADSMTSGAQQALRRTMEIYSNSTRFALACNTSSKIIEPIQSRCALVRFSRLSDQEILGRLMVVVDAEQVPYVPEGLEAIIFTADGDMRQALNNLQATYSGFRFVNQENVFKVCDQPHPLHVKNMVRNVLEGKFDDACFALKQLYDLGYSPTDIITTLFRIIKNYDMAEYLKLEFMKETGFAHMRICDGVGSYLQLCGLLAKFSQVRETAKAT; the protein is encoded by the exons ATGACGTCCTCTTCATCGTCCACAGCCGGCGGTTACGACGTGCCTTGGGTAGAAAAATACAGGCCGAGCAAAGTCTCTGACATCGTCGGCAACGAAGATGCCGTGTCTCGACTCCAAGTCATTGCTCGCGATGGCAACATGCCCAATCTCATCTTATCC GGTCCTCCTGGAACTGGTAAAACAACTAGTATTTTGGCTCTTGCACATGAGCTTTTGGGGCCAGTCTATAAGGAGGCTGTTTTGGAGCTTAATGCATCAGATGACAG GGGTATAGATGTTGTTCGGAACAAGATTAAGATGTTTGCTCAAAAGAAAGTAACTTTACCTCCTGGACGGCACAAGATAATTATTTTGGATGAAGCTGACAG CATGACATCTGGTGCACAACAAGCCTTGAGGAGGACGATGGAAATATACTCAAACTCTACTCGTTTTGCTCTTGCTTGCAATACATCATCAAAAATCATTGAACCTATTCAGAGTAGATGTGCCCTTGTTCGATTTTCAAGGTTATCTGATCAGGAGATTCTTGGCCGTCTCATGGTGGTAGTAGATGCAGAGCAG GTACCGTATGTTCCGGAAGGTCTTGAAGCCATCATTTTCACAGCTGATGGTGATATGAGACAGGCGTTGAACAACTTGCAGGCTACATACAGTGGATTCCGTTTTGTCAATCAAgaaaatgttttcaag GTTTGTGACCAGCCTCATCCATTGCATGTGAAAAATATGGTCCGCAATGTACTTGAAGGGAAATTTGATGATGCTTGTTTCGCTCTGAAGCAACTCTATGATTTGGGCTATTCTCCTACTGATATAATCACTACCCttttcagaataataaaaaattatgatatgGCCGAGTACTTAAAACTGGAATTCATGAAG GAAACTGGGTTTGCTCATATGAGGATCTGTGATGGAGTTGGTTCATATCTTCAGTTGTGTGGTCTTCTGGCAAAGTTTTCTCAAGTTCGCGAAACTGCTAAAGCAACATAA
- the LOC105789141 gene encoding protein unc-13 homolog, translated as MCITGRRIKMEQDSLLQRYRRDRRKLLEFLLSSGLIKEVRTPSGSTPLYDADFDKLSADYILHCIKSGGIVDVSEASKKYYAESAHPIMIHSKLGDSYFLTSDPDIAGSPPRRVPPSTSVSSNNHASSSSSKLDSFDMKSVETHGDDYGLKQKVEAAVARASFRDSGIPSLGLPTLKTGLSDDDLRESAYELLLASMFFSGVEMFPVEDRKKEKNSKFLSRLKSKREKPHSRPQLSERHSELVDTIRAQMQISEAMDACIRRNMVQLTARRTCGQIDLPQISLELLIGIFRSDFPNEKSYIQWKSRQVNILEEVLYFSAELPETERVIIKTCLAKIRDTKEWDVAMSPAQRVEIISSIRQVASKAFFQQGKFGLQNETYYWQAAYHLNIRLYEKLLNGVFDILDEGQLIEEADAILSLIKLTWSTLGITDKLHDALYGWALVQQFVDTAEGTLLEHAVLQLQRVVSAKEDDCNEGQYMNSITCLKERNGSQKKLNLVQSIFLSIGTWCDSKLQDYHLHFSEKPVHFKKVVALASTIGLLSSADCADKVIVNASREKVKSYVERSLEAAIGRVAVTVLESKERTHRLALLANQLRLIADRELKIFFPVLRQWSSESMMISVQKLHQFYGEILITFLKGVSSLSEDARSVLPAAYALDNELGQLYTSALEEQKVQHSPRPYLDHYQIEKVSGPLIIDWVIGQHTHILEWTRRALELEDWEPLSFHQRQAASIVEVFRILEETVDQLFGMNLPLDITHLQALLSIVFHSLDAYLQRVLNQLVEKNHLYPSAPPLTRYTETAIPLIKKRLNEYKVLDDIMLDRLNELTIPKLCIRLNTLQYIQKQVGVLEDDIRNSWAAVRPSLNQTQAEEEPVEILESDSLTHNETVDELFGTTFNIIRDTAKDIGQKTCDLIGTRVVFWDLRDAFLFHLYRGNVESTRLENFLPDFDMVLDNVCGVIDDAVRDVVVISIYKASLEGFVWVLLDGGPCRAFSDSDIILMEEDLLTLKEFFIADGEGLPESLVEQEAKFAERILHMFSLQTETVIQMLMTASELISMGLDSNKQGHTNLGDAHILMRVLCHKKDREASKFLKVQYQLPMSSDYDDTPLGDSTSRLPRMSDVLKRSTSIRWNKKRQSSFKSMKKKIQGATNEIRNVGR; from the exons atgtgtataaCCGGGCGACGGATAAAAATGGAGCAGGATTCTCTGCTACAACGTTACCGTCGCGATCGCCGGAAGCTCTTGGAGTTTTTGTTATCTTCCGGTTTGATAAAGGAAGTACGGACGCCGTCCGGCTCCACTCCTCTCTACGACGCCGACTTCGACAAACTCAGTGCCGATTACATCCTCCACTGTATTAAATCTG GTGGAATCGTTGATGTTTCTGAAGCTTCTAAGAAGTACTATGCAGAATCTGCTCATCCAATAATG ATTCATTCTAAATTAGGAGATTCGTATTTTCTTACTTCTGATCCAGATATAGCTGGATCTCCTCCTCGGCGGGTGCCTCCTTCAACTAGTGTTAGCAGTAATAACCATGCTTCATCTTCATCCAGTAAGCTGGATTCTTTCGACATGAAGAGTGTTGAAACTCATGGGGATGACTATGGTTTGAAACAGAAAGTAGAAGCAGCTGTAGCTAGGGCTTCTTTCAGGGATTCTGGAATACCTTCTCTTGGGTTACCTACCCTCAAAACAG GATTGTCTGATGATGACTTGCGGGAATCAGCCTACGAGTTATTGCTTGCATCTATGTTTTTTTCTGG GGTCGAAATGTTTCCGGTTGAGGataggaagaaagaaaagaattcaaaatttttgtctagattaaagagtaaaagGGAAAAACCACATTCAAGACCTCAGCTGTCAGAAAGACATTCAGAACTTGTTGATACTATTCGTGCACAAATGCAG ATTTCAGAAGCAATGGATGCATGTATTCGGCGAAATATGGTACAACTTACTGCAAGAAGAACATGTGGGCAAATTGATCTGCCTCAAATCTCATTAGAGCTACTCATTGGCATTTTCAGATCTGATTTTCCTAATGAAAAATCTTATATACAATGGAAGAGTAGACAg GTGAATATACTAGAAGAAGTTCTATATTTTTCAGCTGAACTTCCAGAAACAGAACGTGTAATCATTAAAACTTGTCTTGCAAAGATTAGAGATACAAAG GAATGGGATGTTGCAATGTCTCCTGCTCAACGAGTTGAGATTATATCATCTATTAGACAGGTGGCATCAAAAGCGTTCTTCCAGCAGGGGAAGTTTGGTCTGCAAAATGAAACCTATTACTGGCAAGCTGCTTATCATTTGAACATTAGACTTTATGAGAAATTATTGAATGGTGTTTTTGACATTCTTGATGAAGGCCAACTCATAGAG GAAGCAGATGCAATACTGTCACTTATAAAACTGACTTGGTCCACTTTAGGCATCACCGATAAATTGCACGATGCTCTATATGGGTGGGCTCTTGTTCAACAG TTTGTTGACACTGCTGAAGGCACTTTGTTGGAGCATGCTGTTCTTCAGTTGCAGAGAGTTGTATCTGCTAAAGAAGATGACTGTAATGAAGGGCAATATATGAATAGTATAACATGTTTAAAGGAAAGAAATGGCAGTCAAAAAAAGCTAAATCTGGTGCAGTCCATTTTCCTGTCCATAGGCACTTGGTGTGACAGTAAACTACAAGACTATCATCTACATTTTAGTGAG aAACCTGTTCACTTCAAAAAAGTGGTGGCTTTGGCTTCGACTATAGGATTGCTCAGTTCTGCTGATTGTGCTGATAAG GTAATTGTCAATGCTTCTCGTGAGAAAGTTAAAAGTTATGTAGAGAGGTCTCTTGAAGCTGCGATCGGGAGG gtgGCAGTTACTGTTCTTGAATCTAAAGAAAGGACACATCGGTTGGCTCTACTTGCAAACCAACTAAGACTGATTGCTGACAGggagttaaaaatatttttcccagtATTGCGTCAGTGGTCTTCTGAATCTATGATGATTTCAGTGCAGAAACTACACCAATTTTATGGGGAAATACTG ATTACATTCCTAAAGGGAGTCTCATCTTTATCTGAAGATGCTAGATCAGTGCTTCCTGCTGCCTATGCCCTGGACAACGAACTTGGCCAACTTTATACTTCTGCTCTTGAGGAACAGAAAGTGCAGCACTCTCCTAGACCATATTTGGACCATTACCAG ATTGAAAAAGTCTCAGGGCCATTAATTATTGATTGGGTGATTGGTCAGCATACTCACATACTGGAATGGACAAGAAGAGCATTGGAACTTGAG GATTGGGAGCCGTTGTCATTTCATCAAAGGCAGGCAGCATCAATAGTTGAAGTTTTTAGGATATTGGAGGAG ACAGTGGATCAACTCTTTGGAATGAATCTCCCTCTGGACATTACTCATCTGCAAGCCCTTCTATCTATAGTTTTCCACAGTTTGGATGCATATCTGCAGAGAGTTCTCAATCAGTTAG TTGAGAAGAATCATCTCTACCCATCGGCCCCTCCATTGACTCGTTACACTGAGACAGCTATTCCACTAATTAAGAAGAGGTTGAATGAATACAAAGTCTTAGATGACATCATGCTTGATAGATTGAATGAACTGACAATACCCAAACTCTGCATCCGGCTGAACACCCTTCAG TATATTCAGAAACAGGTTGGCGTACTTGAAGATGACATTCGAAACTCTTGGGCAGCTGTAAGGCCATCCCTTAACCAAACACAGG CTGAAGAAGAGCCTGTGGAGATTTTGGAGAGTGACTCACTAACACATAACGAAACAGTAGATGAACTCTTTGGTACGACCTTTAACATCATCAGGGATACTGCTAAAGATATTGGCCAAAAAACTTGTGACCTGATTG GAACAAGAGTTGTGTTTTGGGATCTTAGAGATGCATTCCTGTTTCATTTATATCGCGGCAATGTTGAAAGCACTCGTTTGGAGAATTTTCTTCCCGATTTCGACATG GTTCTGGACAATGTATGTGGCGTGATAGATGATGCTGTTAGAGATGTTGTAGTTATAAGTATTTATAAGGCTTCATTG GAAGGCTTTGTTTGGGTATTACTTGATGGAGGTCCTTGCCGTGCCTTCTCTGATTCGGATATCATCCTTATGGAAGAAGACCTTTTGACACTAAAG GAATTTTTCATTGCCGATGGAGAAGGCCTTCCAGAGTCTTTAGTTGAGCAGGAAGCAAAATTTGCTGAACGCATTCTTCACATGTTTTCTCTTCAG ACCGAAACTGTTATTCAAATGCTAATGACTGCAAGTGAGCTCATTTCAATGGGATTAGATTCAAACAAACAAGGCCATACAAACTTGGGGGATGCTCACATTTTAATGCGAGTATTATGCCACAAGAAAGATAGGGAGGCATCAAAGTTCTTAAAAGTGCAATATCAGCTACCCATGTCTTCAG ATTATGACGATACTCCCTTAGGGGATTCGACCTCAAGATTGCCTCGTATGTCAGATGTTCTTAAGCGAAGCACCTCAATTCGCTGGAACAAGAAACGACAAAGTAGTTTTAAAtcgatgaagaagaaaattcaagGAGCAACAAACGAAATCAGAAATGTTGGAAGGTAA